The Peromyscus leucopus breed LL Stock chromosome 10, UCI_PerLeu_2.1, whole genome shotgun sequence genome segment CAAATCAGATCTTACATAGAACGTTTCACTAAACTTTATGCATGGAAATTGACAGACACTGGTTGTGCTGTTTGATACAAAATGGCTGAACTTCATCTTCAGAAGACTAAACCCAACATCTAAACATGCCAAtataaacatcaaaacaaaatagaGTCTAACCAACCACGGGAAACAATCTGGTATCAGGAAAGCAACAAGGATTacacacattattttataaacCAGCACACAAAGGTTTAAAACAGTTCTGAAAATGAAGTTAGCTGTCTTGAGtcaagggaataaaaaaaaaagtcagtattgACCATTGACAATCTCTGACCTTGTGGAAACGGTAAGAATCTGTTGTAGTGCAGCTACATACAGTACAATTCAGGCAATTTGTTTTTTCACTTGGGTTCAGATTGCGAATTCATTGCTGTGAGAGAAGGACGGAGGCGAAGTTTAGCAGCAGCCTCCACCTGACTGCTTGACTGGAGTGCTCTGGATTTTAACATTGGACTTCTCTGCACCACCAGCTGTTGCTCCAGGGCCCATTCGCTTTTTAATCTCAGCTGCCATCGTCATGAAAGACTGTTCTACATTCGTTGCATTCTTAGCACTGGTTTCCAAAAACGGAATTCCAAGGGAATCTGCAAATTCCTGAGAGAGCAATAAGAACAATGAACATGGAGGGAAAGACGGACTGAGTCACTGGCTTTCAAAGGTTGAGGCATCTTAGCCACTGTGTGACTCCCACCCCCGGAATAAAGGGCAGGCTGAAAATCCAACCTCACACGTACCTTTGCTGTTGTGTAGTCTACTACTTTCTTTGTGGTCAGGTCACATTTGTTCCCTACCAACAACTTGTTGACGTTTTCACTGGCATAGCGATCAATCTCCTGCAGCCACTGCTTAACATTATTGAAGGACTCCTGAAAAGAGAAGAACGACGATGCAGTTTGTGTGGCAACCCTAGCCGTAACTAATGCAGGGAAGCAATGGACTAAAGCATTACAGTGACAGTGCCCGTCGGAAGAAAACGGTTAGGAGGGCTGGAAGGCTTGAAATGAAAATAGCTTATCTGGAAAGGGAATAGTTTAATATTTCATGACAGGCAAACccaattttaaattgaaattttgaaatattaacaAAACCTATTTTCTGAAATTTAGTAAAATTCTGGTTTATGAGCTGCATACAGTgatacagctttaatcccagcactaggggcagaggcaggtggatctctgagttccaggctagcctggtctacagagccaataGGCTGCACATCAGCCAGGCCTACCTACttaagtgagaccctgtttcaaaacaaacaaacgaaaacaacaacaaaaactgtttaTGTTAACAGCAGCAGGTGTTACCACTATCAGAAACTGGTGGCCTGGGGGCACAGCTCAGGGACCAACAACTTGCCTGGCCTCAAGCAAGCCCTGAGCTTAAACCCCACCACGAGATAGGGTAGGGAGGAGAAAGCTAGGACATAACTTTTGGtgaggcttttttcttttgggttttttgttttgttttttctcacttaaaattattttatggtagGTGGGGAATGGTGGCGCTTGCCTCTGATCCCAATGCTTGGAGGGCAGAAGGagatttgagttcaaggtcagctttgtctctagagttccaggacagccagggctactcagagaaaccctgtctcaaaaaacaaacaaaattatggtAATAGACTAGATAATGTTTAAAATCAACAACATGTTCTGTTTGCTCTGggtgtttttgagatgaggtcttgctATGCTGGTCTCAATCCTCTGTGCTTCTGAGAGCCTACCTAAACCTCCAAAGTAGCCGGACTACAGGCATATGACATCACACTAATGTAGCAATTTCTTTTCCTGCTCATATTCACCCATCTTTTGCTTGTAAAAGCATTTAATCTAAATGTCTTAAGTTACTTCCAAATTGGCTTTAAGTTATAGATAGCTGAGATTTAACAAGTGCTACAAGAAAAATTCGTTCTAATTTTCTCTAGtggtaaaaataaatttctgatcAAAAGAAGTTACAGGGCTGATCAAaagaattcaagggcagcctgtgtacatagtgagttccaggtccacCAGAACTGCACAGGGAGATTGTGTCGAAaagctacacatacacacaaagtaactTCCTGCTTTGTTGAGAACACTCTTCCTTACCTGATCTGTCACATCATAAACAACTATGATGCCATGGGCTCCTCTGTAGTAACTGGAGGTGATTGTTCGAAATCTTTCCTGGCCTGCTGTGTCCCACTATTAGAAAACAATCAGGAAAGGCAAACAATTCATTAGAACAGGCTTGGAAAAGTACAGGAGAAAACTGTAGATTATTAGGATCTGACACAACAGTATTTAATGATTACATTATTAAATTGCATTGAAAGTATCAAATATGTTAAAGTCCACAACAGAAAATAATGTCTACAATTTAGCTGGTGGTACTGAACCAAAATTCTAAATTCTTTAAGAACCAAAGCTATGCTAGGCAGTCGATAAAAATAAGAGTCCAGAGCCCCCAGCCTACTCCTTCCTGGCGGCAGTGACTCACCCCAGAGCAGGTTGTCTGCCATGCCCTAGTGAGACAAGGAGGTGCACTGGCACTGACCTGAAGCCCTAGGAAGTCAAAGATGGGGACCAGCAGGGGCCACGCTGAGCACACAGGGAAGCCCTACTGCTACTGTTTGAGCCCAAAGGCTTCGGGCAAGGTCAAGCTGCAAGCCATTTCAAGTAGACTCAGGTTGTGGAAGCCTCCCCCCACCACAGAGTACATGCCAGGCCTTATCCCCAGGCCCCAGGGGCCCCAGGAACCCTTTAAGCCCTCAAACTTGAACCACCTTTGGAagtccctacccccacccaccacacacacacacacacacacacacacacacacacacacacacacatacacacacacaggaaagatcAGTTGTCAGGGCTAGAAAAAGTGGTCCAAAGACCTATACTCCTTCATAAGGCAGCGCTATTCACTGCTAATGTAGTTTTTCAACTACATGGAACAATCTCATGGCACCTACCTACCAGTCAGAATAACACTTACCCACTTCAAGTAGGTGCTATCTTAATCTGAGCAAAAGTAACATAAGGAAGATGTTTCTAAACACCTTTAAACCAAAATTCCCTTTTAAAAGTGGGTaaggggcctagagagatggcttaatgatTAAGAGCACATAGTGGTCTTCCAGTGGACCtgagtacaattcccagcacccacattaagtgATtcaaactgcctgtaaccccaattTCAAGGGCATCCAATGCCTCTGGTTTCTTcaagcacacacattcatatacacagagttaataataataaaaataatttttttaagtgagtaAAGGCAGCAAGAAAACTCAACAAAAGATTtgcaaacctgacaacctgagatcAATCCTTGGAACACATGATAGAAGTAAAAAAAACTttcgaaagttgtcctctggacaGGTGTggttcatacctataatcccagcactagggaggcaaaggcaggtggagctctatgggttcaagactagcctgatctacacagcaagttccaggccaacaaggTTTTatacagtgagagaccctctttcaaaaataaaactaaagaaattgTCCTTCAGATTGCCACAGATCTTCCACAGTATACAGGAACGAAcgaacacacgaacacacacacatacatacaaagttttggttttgttttttttgtttgctttttaagactctgtttgtttgtttgtttgttttgtttttcgagacagggtttctctgtatagctttgtgcctttcctggatctcactttgtagaccaggctggcctcgaattcacagagatccgcctgcctctgcctctgcctcctgagtgctgggataaaaggcatgcgctACTACCGCCCGgcaatttgtttgctttttgagacagggttttctgtgcagtcctgaaactcactttgtagaccaagctggcttcaaattcagagatctgcctgcctctgcctcccaagtgctgggattaacggtatGTTCCACCATGAATAACTGATAATAGTAATaagttttttaaagacaaaagtatAGAACTCATTTAAGAATATCTTTACACTTAGGTTCTAACACCAAAAAGAAACGCTTACATCACTGTATTGTTCTGagttttaaaaaagtattgaGAATATCAAGagtcaaattc includes the following:
- the Rab1a gene encoding ras-related protein Rab-1A, with protein sequence MSSMNPEYDYLFKLLLIGDSGVGKSCLLLRFADDTYTESYISTIGVDFKIRTIELDGKTIKLQIWDTAGQERFRTITSSYYRGAHGIIVVYDVTDQESFNNVKQWLQEIDRYASENVNKLLVGNKCDLTTKKVVDYTTAKEFADSLGIPFLETSAKNATNVEQSFMTMAAEIKKRMGPGATAGGAEKSNVKIQSTPVKQSGGGCC